In Panacibacter ginsenosidivorans, the following proteins share a genomic window:
- the coaD gene encoding pantetheine-phosphate adenylyltransferase: protein MRVCLFPGTFDPVTLGHTDIINRALPLFDKIIVGIGINPSKEPMFSAEQRMQWFRDIYKDEPKIEVHTYDGLTVNYCKTIGANFILRGIRFVSDFEYEKTIADANRTLDRSVETVFLTGEPQYTSVASTIVRDILRHHGDASPFLPGAVIKTLKGY from the coding sequence ATGAGAGTATGTCTTTTTCCCGGCACATTCGATCCTGTAACGCTTGGTCATACAGATATTATCAATCGTGCATTGCCATTGTTTGATAAGATCATTGTAGGCATTGGTATTAATCCATCAAAAGAACCAATGTTCTCTGCAGAGCAACGGATGCAATGGTTCCGGGATATTTATAAAGACGAACCAAAGATCGAAGTACATACTTATGATGGATTGACAGTAAATTACTGCAAAACAATAGGAGCAAATTTTATATTACGCGGTATTCGTTTCGTAAGTGATTTTGAATATGAAAAAACCATTGCAGATGCTAACCGCACTTTAGACAGGAGTGTGGAAACAGTTTTTCTGACCGGCGAGCCTCAATATACATCAGTTGCTTCTACGATTGTAAGAGATATTTTAAGACATCATGGAGATGCATCTCCATTTTTACCAGGAGCCGTGATAAAAACATTAAAGGGATATTAG
- a CDS encoding aspartate carbamoyltransferase catalytic subunit, producing the protein MKLSTRHLLGIKDLTKEDIQLILSTAQQFKEVLQRPVKKVPSLRDVTIVNLFYENSTRTRMSFELAERRLSADTLNFAASTSSAAKGETLLDTVNNILSMKVDMVVMRHSASGAPHFLAKHIPAAIVNAGDGINEHPTQGLLDAFSMTEKKGTLEGLKVAIIGDVMHSRVAQSNIYLLKKMGAEILVAGPPTLIPKYIKEAHGVNVTYNVMEALQWCDVANVLRIQLERQNQPLFSSLREYNLAYGIKRSMLDKLNKEIVIMHPGPINRGVELDSDVADGPHSIILNQVENGVAVRMAVLYLLANREN; encoded by the coding sequence ATGAAACTTTCTACTCGACATCTGCTCGGTATCAAAGACCTCACGAAGGAAGATATACAGCTTATTCTTTCCACAGCACAGCAATTCAAAGAAGTTTTACAGCGCCCAGTAAAAAAAGTACCATCGTTAAGAGATGTTACTATCGTAAATCTTTTTTATGAAAACTCTACACGTACACGTATGAGTTTTGAACTGGCAGAACGCAGGCTTTCTGCAGATACACTCAACTTTGCCGCAAGCACTTCATCCGCTGCAAAAGGAGAGACGTTACTTGATACAGTGAATAATATTCTCAGCATGAAAGTAGATATGGTGGTAATGCGCCATAGCGCCAGTGGTGCGCCGCACTTTCTTGCAAAACATATTCCGGCAGCAATTGTAAATGCAGGCGATGGCATCAATGAGCATCCTACACAAGGCTTGCTTGATGCATTTTCCATGACTGAAAAAAAAGGAACCCTTGAGGGCTTAAAAGTTGCGATCATAGGAGATGTTATGCACAGCCGTGTTGCTCAAAGTAATATTTATTTACTCAAAAAAATGGGTGCAGAAATTCTTGTTGCTGGTCCCCCAACACTTATTCCAAAATATATAAAAGAAGCACATGGCGTAAATGTTACCTACAATGTAATGGAAGCGTTGCAGTGGTGCGACGTTGCGAATGTATTGCGCATACAATTGGAACGTCAGAACCAACCATTGTTCTCTTCGTTGCGTGAATACAATCTTGCATACGGCATTAAACGCAGCATGCTTGATAAACTCAACAAAGAAATTGTGATCATGCATCCGGGTCCAATCAATCGCGGCGTGGAATTAGACAGCGATGTTGCCGATGGTCCGCACAGCATCATTCTTAACCAGGTAGAAAACGGTGTTGCAGTTCGCATGGCTGTGTTGTATTTATTAGCGAACAGGGAGAATTAA